A genomic region of Miscanthus floridulus cultivar M001 chromosome 3, ASM1932011v1, whole genome shotgun sequence contains the following coding sequences:
- the LOC136546369 gene encoding probable BRI1 kinase inhibitor 1: MDTPQSSRARPPQLLSKPNPPSSPPPPPPISSATTSPSHDFSFPSPFGGHLLPLSMSRTPVARVGSDLSHARASHHHATTTSNGGITTSSKDRDRDSSRAKNKASPFFSGLGAAWRKDSSSSDVTGRKQQAEEKRKDRAKQRALDVGQWVKRHMASMVEQLRASFSRQQSERERREHQRRRPHSFSGHGPGAVREMRERERWRRRRGQLSSAPASLRVSPANSGHLSVGGSVKVSTSSEESTMEELQSAIEAAIAHCKNSISVPKQTAAAGDDTSKLQ; the protein is encoded by the coding sequence ATGGACACACCGCAGTCGTCACGCGCACGTCCACCTCAACTACTGTCCAAGCCAAACccaccttcttcccctcccccaccgccgcccatctcctccgccaccacctcccCTTCCCACGACTTCTCCTTCCCCTCTCCCTTCGGCGGCCACCTGCTCCCGCTCTCCATGTCCCGCACCCCCGTCGCCCGCGTCGGCAGCGACCTCAGCCACGCCAGAGCGAGCCATCATCACGCCACCACCACGAGCAACGGCGGCATCACTACTAGCAGCAAGGACAGGGACAGGGATAGTAGTAGGGCCAAGAACAAGGCCTCGCCTTTCTTCTCCGGCCTTGGCGCCGCGTGGAGGAAGGATAGCAGCAGCAGCGATGTGACCGGAAGAAAGcagcaggccgaggagaagaGGAAGGATAGGGCCAAGCAGAGGGCGCTGGACGTGGGCCAGTGGGTGAAGCGACACATGGCGTCCATGGTGGAGCAGCTGCGCGCCTCCTTCTCCCGGCAGCAGTCGGAGAGGGAGAGGCGCGAGCATCAGCGCCGCCGGCCACACTCGTTCTCGGGCCACGGTCCGGGCGCCGTCAGGGAAATGAGGGAGCGGgagcggtggaggcggcggcgcgggcagCTGTCGTCCGCGCCGGCGTCGCTGCGCGTGTCGCCGGCGAACAGCGGGCACCTCTCCGTCGGCGGGTCGGTGAAGGTGTCCACGTCGTCGGAGGAGAGCACCATGGAGGAGCTGCAGAGCGCCATCGAGGCCGCCATCGCGCACTGCAAGAATTCCATCTCCGTGCCTAAGCAGACGGCGGCGGCCGGGGACGACACCAGCAAGCTTCAGTAA
- the LOC136544173 gene encoding uncharacterized protein translates to MASAPVVVAPAVVAGGDPLVAVPSVSGYEAGGEVRGGTSALDPTGMGSEAAAAAAPGVGSGAAVEGVHGSTPASYPALAGSEAAVAAAPGGGGTAGIEGAHVGAPEPGPTGVASVAAAAAAPCDEGGAGGYGRGHWSASGVGMIGEGEGEGEEGAGWRRRRCGCRQRRGTTLTTTEYLSVSGILGFPRRANRSAATERPRKNKKKEKKPTRAWIRAALNLDPAAAVDPPSSIGFAAAPTHRTAGGRGRAGVGATPTRSMPPSIGWEGDDAPPWIRAVAAGWGRPSVDPCRRGGLTPPRRGSAPDGPRRCLPPCAEEHPSLLLATVIGDLQGCECERDKIHH, encoded by the exons ATGGCGTCGGCTCCCGTGGTGGTGGCCCCCGCGGTCGTCGCTGGTGGGGACCCGTTGGTGGCAGTGCCCAGCGTCAGCGGCTACGAGGCTGGTGGTGAGGTCCGCGGAGGCACCTCAGCCCTGGATCCGACGGGGATGGGCTCGGAGGCGGCCGCGGCAGCGGCTCCCGGCGTCGGCAGCGGCGCTGCCGTTGAGGGAGTCCACGGGAGCACTCCGGCATCGTATCCGGCGTTGGCGGGCTCGGAGGCGGCCGTGGCAGCGGCTCCCGGCGGTGGCGGCACCGCGGGCATTGAGGGAGCCCACGTAGGCGCCCCAGAGCCGGGTCCGACGGGGGTGGCCTcggtggcggccgcggcggcggctccCTGCGACGAAGGTGGAGCGGGCGGGTATGGGCGGGGGCACTGGTCGGCGTCGGGGGTGGGGATGATAGGGGAgggagagggggagggggaggagggggcGGGGTGGCGCCGGCGACGGTGTGGCTGCCGGCAGCGGCGAG GCACCActctcactactacagaatatttATCCGTGTCGGGCATTTtgggtttcccgcggcgggcaaaccGGTCCGCCGCCACCgaaaggccacg gaaaaacaaaaaaaaagaaaaaaagcccACACGGGCTTGGATCCGGGCCGCACTGAACCTAGATCCCGCCGCCGCTGTCGATCCACCGTCGTCGATTGGATTCGCCGCAGCTCCAACCCACCGCACCgccggagggagaggaagggccgGGGTGGGCGCCACGCCCACCAGATCTATGCCGCCGTCGATTGGATGGGAGGGAGACGACGCCCCTCCGTGGATCCGTGCCGTCGCGGCGGGTTGGGGCCGCCCCTCCGTGGATCCGTGCCGTCGCGGCGGGTTGACGCCGCCCCGCCGTGGATCCGCGCCGGACGGGCCACGCCGCTGCTTGCCACCGTGCGCGGAGGAGCACCCGTCGCTGCTGCTCGCCACCGTCATCGGGGATCTGCAAGGGTGCGAGTGTGAGAGGGACAAGATCCACCATTGA